A stretch of DNA from Sphingomonas ginkgonis:
GCCTCGTGGATGAGGTCGTCGACCTGATCCTCGACCGGCTTGATGGTGACCGGCGGGTCGATCAGCCCGGTCGGGCGGATGACCTGTTCGGAGAAGACACCGCCGGTCTCGGTCATCTCCCACGGGCCGGGAGTCGCCGAGACGAACACCGACTGCGGGCGCATCGCGTCCCACTCGTTGAAGCGCAGCGGCCGGTTGTCGATGCAGCTCGGCAGGCGGAAGCCATATTCGGCGAGCGTGATCTTCCGCCGGTGGTCGCCGCGCGCCATCGCGCCGATCTGCGGCACCGTCTGATGGCTCTCGTCGACGAACAATAGCGCGTTGTCGGGAAGATATTCGAACAAGGTCGGCGGCGGCTCGCCCGGAAGCCGGCCGGTGAGGAAGCGGGAGTAGTTCTCGATCCCGGCGCAGCTGCCGGTGGCCTGGATCATCTCGAGGTCGAAATTGGTCCGCTGCTCGAGCCGCTGCGCTTCGAGCAGCTTGCCCTCGGCGACCAGTTCCTTGAGCCGCTCGGCGAGCTCGTGCTTGATCGCCTCCATCGCCTGTTTGAGCGTCGGCCCGGGCGTTACATAGTGCGAGTTGGCGTAGACCTTGATGCTGTCGAGCGAGGCGATCTTCTTGCCGGTCAAGGGATCGAACTCGACGATGTCCTCGATCTCGTCGCCGAAAAAGCTGATCCGCCAGGCGGTGTCCTCATAGTGCGAGGGAAAGATCTCGAGGCTGTCGCCGCGGACGCGGAAGTTGCCGCGGACGAAGGCGGCGTCGTTGCGCTTGTACTGGAGCGCGACGAGCTTGCGGATGATCTCACGCTGGTCCTCCTGCCCGCCCTTCTTCATGCTGAAGACCATCGCCGAATAGGTCTCGACCGAGCCGATGCCGTAGAGGCAGGAGACCGAGGCGACGATGATCACGTCGTCGCGTTCGAGCAGCGAGCGGGTGGCCGAGTGGCGCATCCGGTCGATCGCCTCGTTCACGCTCGACTCCTTCTCGATGTAGGTGTCGGTACGCGGGACGTAGGCTTCGGGCTGGTAATAGTCATAGTAGCTGACGAAATATTCGACCGCGTTGTCGGGGAAGAAGCTCTTGAACTCGCCGTAGAGCTGGGCGGCGAGGATCTTGTTGGGGGCAAGGACGAGCGCGGGGCGCTGCGTCGCCTGGATCACCTGCGCCATGGTGTAGGTCTTGCCCGAGCCGGTGACGCCGAGCAGCACCTGGCTTGTCTCGCCGTTCTCGGCGATTCCCTCGACCAGTTCCCTGATCGCGGTCGGCTGGTCGCCGGCCGGGCTGTAGTCCGACGTCAGGTTGAAGCTGCGGCCGCCCTCGGCCTTGTCGGGGCGGGCGGGGCGATGCGGGACGAAGCTCTCGCCGGTCTCGGGCTCGGCGAGCGAGGTGCGGATCTGGATGGCCATTGCGGACGAATATGGGGGCGCGCAAGCGGTGCGGCAATTGCCCGCCGCGCGGGTTCAGCCCTTGGCGTAGTTCTCGAGGAAGCCGCAGCGCTGGCAGCGCAGGCTGACGACCGGCAGGTTGCGCACGCCCCTGATCTTCGTCCCCGTCCAGATGCTGGATACCGGGGTTCCCGCGTACCAGCGGCTCGGGGTCCGGGTGCCGTAGCCGACGTCGAGGATGAAGCCTTCCTCCATCCGGCCCTGGCACTTGGGACATTCGCTCATGATCCGCCGCTCCGTGGTTGCCCGGCGCATCATGCGGGGCGGGCGGCGCGGTGACAATGGCGCCCGGGTGGCGGGCAGCGCCGGCGCTCCTATATCCGGCAGGTGAGCGTCGATCCGGAGTCCTGCTGGCTGTGCGCCCGCCCGCTCGGCCGGCGGGTCGAGCAGCACCATCCGGTGCCCAAGAGCCGCGGCGGCCGGTTGACGGTGCCCGTCCATCCGATCTGCCACCGAACGCTCCACGCCCGCTTCACCAACGTCGAGCTGGCGAAGACCGACGGCGAGCGGGACGCGCTGGCCGCCGACCCGGAGCTTGCGCGCTTCCTCGCCTGGATCGGGGGCAAGCCGCCCGATTTCCACGCGCCGACGCGGCGGCGGCGCTGAGCCTTGTGCGCGGGCGCGGCTCGGATATGCTGCGCCGGTCCTGGCGGCGAGGAATGTTCATGGCGATGATGCGACACGAACAGCCTCTCCGCCGCCGAACGGCCCGGCGCTGAACCCGCGTCGCCTGCTAGCCGCCGCGACGGCGCTGCTGTTGCTCGGCGCCGCGTCGCCGCCGTCCTACGACCTCATGGTGCGCGGCGGGACGATCGTCGACGGCAGCGGCGGCGCGCCCTTCACCGGCGATGTCGCGGTGCGCGGCGGGCGGATCGTCGCCGTCGCGCCGCATCTCGCCGGGCGCGCGGCGCGGACCATCGACGCGCTCGGACTGGCGGTCGCGCCAGGCTTCATCAACATGCTGAGCTGGGCCGACGAGCCGCTGATCGCGGATGGCGCGGCCGAGAGCGACATCCGCCAGGGCGTGACGCTCGAGGTGTTCGGCGAGGGCTGGTCCAACGCCCCGATCAACCAGCGCGGCGCGGACTACCTCCGGAAGAACCAGGGCGACATCCGCTATCCCGTCACTTGGCGCAGCCTCGACCAATATTTCGCGGCGATGGAGAAGCGCGGGATCGCGCCCAACATCGCCAGCTTCGTCGGCGCGACGACAGTCCGGATCGACGTGCTCGGGCAGGACGACGTGCAGCCCGCGCCGGCGCAGCTCGCGGCGATGCAGCGGCTGGTTCGCGAGGGGATGAACCAGGGCGCGATGGGCCTCGGCAGCTCGCTCATCTACGCGCCCGCCAGCTATGCCGGGACGCCCGAGCTGGTGGCGCTGGCGACCGCCTCCGCGCGCTGCGGCGGCATGTACATCAGCCACCTGCGCAACGAGAGCGACCGCCTGCTGGAAGCGGTCGACGAGCTCGTCACCATCGCCCGGGAGAGCGGCGGCCCGGCGGAGATCTACCATCTCAAGCAGGCCGGGCGCGGCAACTGGAACAAGCTCGACGCGGTCATCGCGCGGGTCGAGGCGGCGCGGGCGGCGGGGGTGCGGATCACCGCCGACATGTACAACTATACCGCCGGCGCGACCGGGCTCGACGCGGCGATGCCGACCTGGGTGCAGGCGGGCGGCTACGACAAGTGGCGGGCGCGGCTGCTCGACCCGGCGATCCGGGCGCGGGTGCTGAAGGAGATGCGCGGCAAGCCCGATGGATGGGAAAGCCTGCTCTACCAGGCGGGCAGCCCGGACAAGGTGCTGCTGCTCGGGTTCAAGAACCCCAAGCTCAAGCCGCTCACCGGCAAGACGCTGGCCGAGGTGGCGAGGATCCGCGGCAAGAGCGCGGAAGAAACCGCGATCGACCTCGTCGTCGAGGACGGGAGCCGGGTCGGCACCGCCTATTTCCTGATGGACGAGAAGAATGTCGCTCGGCAAACCGCGCTGCCTTGGGTCAGCTTCGGGAGCGACGCCGGGGCGCTCGCGCCGCGCGGCGTGTTCCTCCTGTCGAGCACCCATCCGCGCGCCTACGGCAATGTCGCCCGGCTGCTTGGCCGTTACGTCCGCGACGAGAAGACGACCACGCTGGCGGACGCGGTCCGGCGGCTCTCGGCCTTTCCCGCGGCCAATCTCGGGATTCGCGACCGCGGGATGGTCCGCGCCGGGATGCGCGCCGATCTCGCCATCTTCGATCCGGCGACGATCGCCGACCATGCGACCTATGAAAAGCCGCAGCAGTTTGCCACGGGCATGCGCTATGTCGCGGTCAACGGCCGGCTGGTGCTCGACGACGGGCGGATGACCGCCGCCCGGCCGGGTCGCGCGGTGCGCGGGCCGGGATGGAAGAAGTGCAAGGTCTGACAAGGGGAAGAGGATGACGCGTTTTCTGTTCTGTGCCGCCGCGCTGGCGCTGCTGTCCGCGTGCGGCGACGACACGCCCGCCAACAACACCGCCGCGGCGACCGCCAAGGGTCTGGAGAAGGGCGAGTATGAGATCGTTACCACGGTGAAGAGCCTCGCCTCTACCGACAAGACGACTCCGGCGACCGACTGGAAGGCGGGCTCGACCGCCACCGCGCGGGTCTGCTTCGCCGGCGGCGACAAGCCTACCGCCGACTTCTTCACCGCCAAGGGCGACAGCTGCGAGGACATCTCCAGCTTTGTCACGTCGGGCGGGATGCTGAGCATGCAGGTGCGCTGCACGCGGCCGAAGAACCCGGGCTTCGTGATGATCAGCGCTGACGGCCAGCTCAAGCCCGGCGGCTTCGAGACGACCGGCACGGTCAACACCAGCTTCAGCGGGTCCGGCGACTACACCGCTCAGATCGCGCAGAAGGCGACGCGGGTCGGTGACTGCTCGGCGGCGGCGACCACGCCCAAGAAGGCCTGACCCTGACTCGCTCGTCATGGAGCCGAATGTGCCAGCGAGCCGTTCGGCGGCCATGAAGGCGATCGTCATCGTCAACAAGGGCGGCGGAAGTGCGGACGGCGATGCGCCGCAACGGCTCGAGGCGGCGCTGGCGGACGCCGGCGTCGAGGCCGAGATCGTGCTGGTCGAGGGCGCGCGCTGCGCCGAGCGGGCGGCCGAGGCGTTGAAGCAGGGCCGGACGCCGATCTGCGCGGCGGGCGGGGACGGCACGATCAGCGCCGTCGCCGGCGCGCTGGCCGGGGCCGACGAGCCGCTCGGCGTGCTTCCGCTCGGCACGCTCAATCATTTCGCCAAGGACATCGGCATGCCCGCCGACCTCGCCGAAGCGGCGAAGGTGATCGCCGCGGGCAAGACCCGCTTGGTCGACGTGGCCGAGCTCAACGGCCGGATCTTCATCAACAACAGCGCGATCGGGCTCTACCCGCTGATGGTGCTCGACCGCGACAACCAGCGCGAGAAGCTCGGGCGCTCCAAGCGGCTGGCGATGCTGGTCGCGGGCGTGCGCACCCTCGTCCGCTTCCGCCACCACCGGCTGAGCCTGACGATCAACGAGGAACAGCGCGCGACGCTCGACACGCCGCTGCTGTTCGTCGGCAACAACGACTATGAGCTGAGCCTGCCGCAGGCAGGGCAGCGCCAGACGCTCGACGACGGCAAGCTGTGCGTGATGATCCTGCGATCCAAGAGCCGCGCCGGGCTGATGGCGGCCACGCTCCGGGCGCTGGCTGGGCGGGTGCGGAGCGACGACATGATCCGCCTCGACGACGTCACCCGGCTGCGGGTCGCCAGCCGCCGCAGCCACCTGACGGTGGCGATCGACGGCGAAACCGAGATGATGCGCGGCCCGCTCGACTACCGCATCCGCCCGGCGTCCCTTAAGGTGATCTGCCCATGAAGCGCAAGAAATATGAGGCGCGGCTGAAGCCGATGCAGGCCGAGTTGGTGGCGTTGGCGCGCTGGGCGCAGGCGACCGGGCAGCGCATCCTGATCCTTTTCGAGGGGCGTGACACGGCCGGCAAGGGCGGCGCGATCGCCGCTATCGCGGCCCGGCTCAACCCGCGCCAGTGCCGGGTCGTGGCGCTGTCCAAGCCGAGCGAGGCGGAAACCGGCCAATGGTATTTCCAGCGCTACGTGCCGCACCTGCCCTGCAAGGGTCAGATCGTGTTGTTCGACCGCAGCTGGTACAACCGCGCCGGGGTCGAGAAGGTGATGGGCTTCGCCACCGCGACCGAGGTCGAGGCCTTCCTCGAGGCGGTGCCGACCTTCGAGAAGATGCTGGTCGACGACGGCATCCTCCTGTTCAAATACTGGCTCGGCTGCGACCAGGAGCAGCAGGAGGAACGGTTCGCCGAGCGGGCCAAGGATCCGCTCAAGCGGTGGAAGCTGTCGCCGATCGACCAGGCCGCACGCGACCATTACGCCGACTATGGCGCGGCGCGCGACGCGATGCTGAAGGCGACTCACCACAGGAAGACGCCGTGGACGCTGGTCGACTTCAACGACCAGCGGCGCGGACGGCTGACGCTCATCCGCGACCTGCTCGACCGGCTGCCCGACTGCACGGTCCCGGAGGAGGCGACCGACTGGCCGCCGCTCGGCCATGCACCGCTCGACGAGGATTACCGCGTGCTGGAGCCGATCCCGAGCTTCGGGCACGAGCACAAGGATTGAGGCGGGCGGCGCGACCCGG
This window harbors:
- the uvrB gene encoding excinuclease ABC subunit UvrB; the protein is MAIQIRTSLAEPETGESFVPHRPARPDKAEGGRSFNLTSDYSPAGDQPTAIRELVEGIAENGETSQVLLGVTGSGKTYTMAQVIQATQRPALVLAPNKILAAQLYGEFKSFFPDNAVEYFVSYYDYYQPEAYVPRTDTYIEKESSVNEAIDRMRHSATRSLLERDDVIIVASVSCLYGIGSVETYSAMVFSMKKGGQEDQREIIRKLVALQYKRNDAAFVRGNFRVRGDSLEIFPSHYEDTAWRISFFGDEIEDIVEFDPLTGKKIASLDSIKVYANSHYVTPGPTLKQAMEAIKHELAERLKELVAEGKLLEAQRLEQRTNFDLEMIQATGSCAGIENYSRFLTGRLPGEPPPTLFEYLPDNALLFVDESHQTVPQIGAMARGDHRRKITLAEYGFRLPSCIDNRPLRFNEWDAMRPQSVFVSATPGPWEMTETGGVFSEQVIRPTGLIDPPVTIKPVEDQVDDLIHEAKETARNGYRTLVTTLTKRMAEDLTEFLHEAGLKVRYMHSDVETLERIELIRDLRLGVYDVLVGINLLREGLDIPECGLVAILDADKEGFLRSETSLIQTIGRAARNVDGRVILYADTVTGSMERALAETSRRREKQEEYNREHGITPATIKRQISDIIAHVSTRDGVVVETGDEDRNNLVGHNLRAYINDLEQRMRKAAADLEFEEAGRLRDQIRRLEEDELGIPEPDRVAQSPLGHSTEGKPGTRKTRFGKQQQMRMNKRKRA
- a CDS encoding PF20097 family protein; its protein translation is MSECPKCQGRMEEGFILDVGYGTRTPSRWYAGTPVSSIWTGTKIRGVRNLPVVSLRCQRCGFLENYAKG
- a CDS encoding HNH endonuclease; its protein translation is MSVDPESCWLCARPLGRRVEQHHPVPKSRGGRLTVPVHPICHRTLHARFTNVELAKTDGERDALAADPELARFLAWIGGKPPDFHAPTRRRR
- a CDS encoding N-acyl-D-amino-acid deacylase family protein, producing MLGAASPPSYDLMVRGGTIVDGSGGAPFTGDVAVRGGRIVAVAPHLAGRAARTIDALGLAVAPGFINMLSWADEPLIADGAAESDIRQGVTLEVFGEGWSNAPINQRGADYLRKNQGDIRYPVTWRSLDQYFAAMEKRGIAPNIASFVGATTVRIDVLGQDDVQPAPAQLAAMQRLVREGMNQGAMGLGSSLIYAPASYAGTPELVALATASARCGGMYISHLRNESDRLLEAVDELVTIARESGGPAEIYHLKQAGRGNWNKLDAVIARVEAARAAGVRITADMYNYTAGATGLDAAMPTWVQAGGYDKWRARLLDPAIRARVLKEMRGKPDGWESLLYQAGSPDKVLLLGFKNPKLKPLTGKTLAEVARIRGKSAEETAIDLVVEDGSRVGTAYFLMDEKNVARQTALPWVSFGSDAGALAPRGVFLLSSTHPRAYGNVARLLGRYVRDEKTTTLADAVRRLSAFPAANLGIRDRGMVRAGMRADLAIFDPATIADHATYEKPQQFATGMRYVAVNGRLVLDDGRMTAARPGRAVRGPGWKKCKV
- a CDS encoding DUF3617 domain-containing protein, whose amino-acid sequence is MTRFLFCAAALALLSACGDDTPANNTAAATAKGLEKGEYEIVTTVKSLASTDKTTPATDWKAGSTATARVCFAGGDKPTADFFTAKGDSCEDISSFVTSGGMLSMQVRCTRPKNPGFVMISADGQLKPGGFETTGTVNTSFSGSGDYTAQIAQKATRVGDCSAAATTPKKA
- a CDS encoding diacylglycerol/lipid kinase family protein, with protein sequence MPASRSAAMKAIVIVNKGGGSADGDAPQRLEAALADAGVEAEIVLVEGARCAERAAEALKQGRTPICAAGGDGTISAVAGALAGADEPLGVLPLGTLNHFAKDIGMPADLAEAAKVIAAGKTRLVDVAELNGRIFINNSAIGLYPLMVLDRDNQREKLGRSKRLAMLVAGVRTLVRFRHHRLSLTINEEQRATLDTPLLFVGNNDYELSLPQAGQRQTLDDGKLCVMILRSKSRAGLMAATLRALAGRVRSDDMIRLDDVTRLRVASRRSHLTVAIDGETEMMRGPLDYRIRPASLKVICP
- the ppk2 gene encoding polyphosphate kinase 2, whose amino-acid sequence is MKRKKYEARLKPMQAELVALARWAQATGQRILILFEGRDTAGKGGAIAAIAARLNPRQCRVVALSKPSEAETGQWYFQRYVPHLPCKGQIVLFDRSWYNRAGVEKVMGFATATEVEAFLEAVPTFEKMLVDDGILLFKYWLGCDQEQQEERFAERAKDPLKRWKLSPIDQAARDHYADYGAARDAMLKATHHRKTPWTLVDFNDQRRGRLTLIRDLLDRLPDCTVPEEATDWPPLGHAPLDEDYRVLEPIPSFGHEHKD